In a single window of the Homalodisca vitripennis isolate AUS2020 unplaced genomic scaffold, UT_GWSS_2.1 ScUCBcl_315;HRSCAF=2044, whole genome shotgun sequence genome:
- the LOC124370608 gene encoding piggyBac transposable element-derived protein 4-like: MEEEQRGVRIQHGGREREIKIEGMKVNSFAGVRLYEFQVFNSSFCEENEALEQQGAEGVDDDEFVAENSDWREWMGQGKERQRKFRKQLVKGLVGNVRNSKKRGRPSDMQDDERLNDNESSSNSSSDGEGGISHPQWADTASDMAGLRDLPFTGQPGLLVPIPGDNKPIDWFNLLLDTVFLENIIRQTNLYALELFCGPTTTPASRITKWKDLVLAELRTFLGLLLLTGNVRLNRLNDYWKTHRLLNFPMFKEYMSRDRFLGILRCLHYSRVDTPDHPEPANNRSFKIQNIVEYFNNKMRQIYYPDRELTIDEEMVLWRGRLVFRQYVKGKRHKYGIKIYSLNEPEGLMLRFHVYTGSHDSCSGKGHTVKVVMKLMRDFLGKGHSLFMDNFYNSFVLSSKLLRHSTYTTGTLRIDRLHTPPAVKAKALGKGETIANYAQSVMIGKWRDKRTVTYISTQYDNEMVQTTNRRNQKRTLPKPIMYYNSYMKGTDRLDQMVSYYPCERKTLRWHKKIFVHFLQVVVVNSFYLYNMYNSDRLSLYDFRVRVLEDLLPPKEAPLLITPTRNSMHRLSKSMKRKGNGKSVTRRCRVCYQEGKRKETVYYCAVCPDEPALCELGCFDKYHEGK, from the exons ATGGAGGAAGAGCAGCGAGGTGTGAGGATCCAACATGGTGGTCGGGAGCGGGAGATTAAAATCGAAGGGATGAAGGTGAACAGCTTTGCCGGGGTGCGGTTATATGAGTTTCAAG tttttaatagtagtttttgTGAAGAAAACGAAGCTCTTGAACAGCAAGGAGCAGAAGGAGTAGATGATGACGAGTTTGTTGCAGAGAATAGCGATTGGAGAGAATGGATG GGACAGGGAAAAGAGAGGCAGAGGAAATTCAGAAAACAACTAGTCAAAGGACTAGTTGGTAATGTAAGAAACTCGAAAAAACGGGGAAGACCGTCAGACATGCAAGATGACGAAAGACTGAACG acaatgagtcgagttcGAACAGTTCTAGCGACGGTGAAGGCGGCATCTCCCACCCCCAGTGGGCTGACACGGCCAGCGACATGGCTGGTTTACGTGACCTGCCGTTTACTGGTCAACCTGGCTTGCTCGTTCCCATTCCAGgtgacaataaaccaattgactgGTTCAATCTCCTTCTTGACACCGtgtttttagagaatattattaGACAAACCAACTTGTATGCCCTGGAACTATTTTGTGGCCCCACCACTACTCCCGCGTCTCGCATAACCAAATGGAAGGACTTAGTGTTGGCCGAACTAAGAACATTCTTAGGCCTTCTACTGTTGACTGGCAACGTCAGATTGAATCGATTGAACGATTATTGGAAAACTCATAGGTTGTTGAACTTTCCTATGTTCAAGGAGTACATGTCTCGAGATCGATTTCTTGGCATTTTGAGATGTCTGCATTATTCAAGAGTTGATACCCCTGATCACCCTGAACCTGCTAACAACCggtcttttaaaattcaaaatattgttgaatatttcaacaataaGATGCGACAGATCTATTATCCCGACCGTGAACTGACAATCGACGAAGAGATGGTACTGTGGCGTGGCAGACTGGTCTTCCGCCAGTACGTAAAGGGCAAGCGCCACAAATATGGGATCAAAATTTATTCCCTGAATGAACCCGAGGGACTCATGCTGCGCTTCCATGTTTACACGGGGAGTCATGACTCTTGTagtggcaaaggtcataccgtCAAAGTCGTCATGAAGCTGATGAGGGACTTCCTGGGGAAAGGCCATTCCCTGTTcatggataatttttataatagttttgtcttATCATCCAAACTTTTACGTCATTCAACCTACACTACCGGCACCCTACGCATCGACAGACTCCATACACCTCCAGCGGTGAAGGCAAAGGCATTGGGCAAAGGTGAAACGATAGCAAACTATGCCCAAAGTGTCATGATTGGAAAATGGAGGGATAAGCGGACGGTGACCTACATCTCCACACAATATGACAACGAGATGGTCCAAACCACCAACCGGAGAAACCAAAAACGAACGCTGCCAAAACCAATCATGTACTACAACTCTTACATGAAGGGGACTGACCGCTTGGACCAAATGGTATCGTATTACCCCTGTGAGCGCAAGACCCTGCGATGGCACAAGAAAATTTTTGTGCACTTTCTCCAGGTTGTTGTTGTAAATTCTTTTTATCTGTACAACATGTACAACTCAGATAGGCTGTCCCTGTATGACTTCCGAGTTCGTGTACTTGAAGACCTGCTCCCTCCAAAGGAAGCCCCACTGCTCATCACACCGACTCGCAACAGCATGCATCGTCTCTCCAAATCAATGAAGCGCAAAGGAAACGGCAAGTCAGTTACCCGGAGGTGCCGCGTTTGCTACCAAGAAGGCAAGCGTAAGGAAACAGTATACTATTGTGCAGTGTGCCCTGACGAACCAGCTCTGTGTGAACTCGGTTGCTTTGATAAGTATCACGAGggcaaataa